Proteins encoded within one genomic window of Syntrophobacterales bacterium:
- a CDS encoding FAD-dependent oxidoreductase, giving the protein MGAMKSSKPFTAPCQEACPAGIDVPGYIRNIRDGHFGKALDVIRARIPFPSVCGYACVHPCETKCSRSQFDEPIAIRMLKRVAAEKGESKQRGITRRSPTGKKIAVVGSGPCGLTAAHYLNMLGHQATVYEKLPLPGGMLRYGIPDYRLPAKTVERDIAFIRNGGVEIITNATVSSAEALQKQGYDAVFVATGAWTPSKLGIPGEESPRVIDGLAFLMQVNEGKRPDIGRKIIVVGGGNTAIDAGRAAIRLGSEVIQLYRRTSSEMPANAEEVSEAIEEGVRIDYLTAPVRIEKNRATCIRMSLGDCDASGRPTPTPIAGSEFQLSFDTLIAAVGQHADATSVNLPGEKDGTVCAEQASLSTRKSGIFAGGDVVTGPSTIIAAIAQGRQACISIDRFLGGAGIIPEFLPEQTDVEPPEESPRGAQRQAVRRIALNKRISTFDTVEHAYTGEKAAAEASRCLSCDLRKFDVIINDLVCKDCGYCQEVCRFDIFQQSADFNPSGYLPAVAVNRDRCVACLRCLYICPDFAITIRERNLEKI; this is encoded by the coding sequence GTGGGAGCCATGAAAAGCAGCAAGCCGTTCACGGCGCCGTGCCAGGAGGCATGTCCGGCAGGGATTGATGTACCCGGGTATATCAGGAATATCCGGGATGGCCATTTTGGGAAGGCCCTGGACGTGATAAGGGCCCGGATACCCTTTCCGTCTGTCTGCGGTTACGCCTGTGTTCATCCCTGCGAGACGAAGTGCTCAAGGAGCCAGTTTGACGAACCCATAGCCATCCGGATGCTGAAAAGGGTCGCAGCAGAAAAAGGGGAAAGTAAACAGCGGGGAATCACCCGGAGGTCCCCGACCGGAAAGAAGATTGCCGTCGTCGGTTCCGGCCCCTGCGGCCTGACAGCCGCCCACTATCTGAACATGCTGGGGCATCAGGCAACTGTTTATGAAAAGCTCCCGCTGCCGGGCGGAATGTTGCGCTACGGCATCCCGGACTATCGCCTTCCCGCAAAAACAGTGGAGCGGGATATAGCGTTTATCCGCAACGGCGGGGTCGAAATCATCACGAACGCGACAGTCTCTTCTGCCGAGGCATTGCAAAAGCAGGGATATGATGCGGTTTTTGTGGCGACCGGCGCATGGACGCCTTCCAAGTTGGGGATACCGGGTGAAGAGTCGCCCCGGGTTATAGACGGCCTTGCCTTTCTGATGCAGGTTAACGAGGGAAAGCGCCCGGACATTGGCCGGAAAATTATCGTCGTGGGAGGAGGCAATACGGCCATCGACGCCGGCAGGGCTGCCATCCGCCTCGGCTCTGAGGTAATCCAGCTCTATCGGCGCACTTCCTCCGAAATGCCTGCCAACGCCGAGGAGGTGTCCGAGGCGATAGAGGAGGGCGTACGGATCGACTATCTGACGGCGCCCGTGAGGATAGAGAAGAATCGGGCGACCTGCATCCGCATGAGCCTGGGAGACTGCGACGCCAGTGGCAGGCCCACACCGACGCCGATCGCAGGGAGCGAATTTCAGTTATCCTTTGACACGCTGATTGCGGCTGTCGGACAGCATGCCGATGCGACTTCGGTAAACCTGCCGGGGGAAAAAGATGGAACTGTCTGTGCGGAGCAGGCCAGCCTGTCCACCCGGAAGAGCGGAATCTTTGCCGGGGGCGATGTGGTAACAGGTCCTTCAACCATCATCGCTGCCATTGCGCAGGGGAGGCAGGCCTGCATCTCCATTGACCGTTTTCTGGGCGGCGCGGGGATCATTCCGGAGTTTCTGCCGGAGCAAACGGATGTGGAACCTCCCGAGGAGTCGCCTCGCGGCGCACAAAGACAGGCGGTCCGCAGAATTGCCCTGAATAAGCGCATCTCAACATTCGATACGGTGGAACATGCCTACACGGGGGAAAAAGCTGCGGCAGAGGCGTCGCGCTGCCTTAGCTGCGACCTTCGTAAATTTGACGTTATTATCAATGACCTGGTCTGCAAGGACTGCGGGTACTGCCAGGAGGTATGCCGTTTCGATATTTTCCAACAATCCGCTGATTTCAACCCGAGCGGCTACCTGCCGGCAGTCGCCGTGAATCGCGATCGCTGCGTCGCCTGCCTTCGCTGCCTCTATATATGCCCGGATTTCGCCATCACGATCCGGGAAAGGAACCTCGAAAAGATTTGA